The Candidatus Zixiibacteriota bacterium DNA segment TTGCCGCCGGCGCGGTCATCGATGGCGATGCGGGTGTAGACGCGCGGGGCCGCGGCGCGGACGGCATCGTGGCATTGTTTAATCAGCGCCAGGCACTGCTCCCAGTCACCTTCGATGATGGTGCCCATAGCGTGGGTACGGTAGTTGAGGCCGGAGCGGTCGATGATGTCGATGACTTTAGCGACCTCTTTGGACACTGATTCGCCGACACCCATCGGTACGATTGAGAATTCCACCAGCATCGCGACTCCTAATGCAGGACCTGCGGGACGACATCCCCGTCAAAACGTTCGAGATAGAGCGGGAAGCGGTCGCAGAGCGTCTCGACATCGCGGCGGACGCGCGCGAGTTCGTCCTGGTTATCGAGGTTCTTGATGGCGCGGTCGATGAGCGCCGCGATCTGTTTCATCTCGGCTTCCTTCATGCCACGCGTCGTAACGGCAGGCGCGCCGATGCGAATGCCGGAG contains these protein-coding regions:
- a CDS encoding MTH1187 family thiamine-binding protein, whose protein sequence is MLVEFSIVPMGVGESVSKEVAKVIDIIDRSGLNYRTHAMGTIIEGDWEQCLALIKQCHDAVRAAAPRVYTRIAIDDRAGGKSTMDRKLKSVREKLGREFKE